From a single Nitrogeniibacter mangrovi genomic region:
- a CDS encoding STAS domain-containing protein, giving the protein MPEHTEIDAPHHRLALDGELTVYRAAELKPLLIDAVRAHRAVAADLGAVTEFDSAGVQLLMLAGGEAQRLGHDFVIERCSEPVRELLAFFNLPAMLPPSGDTAAMETTHE; this is encoded by the coding sequence ATGCCGGAGCACACCGAAATCGACGCACCGCACCACCGCCTCGCGCTGGACGGCGAACTGACCGTCTATCGCGCCGCCGAGCTCAAACCGTTGTTGATCGACGCGGTACGTGCGCACCGTGCGGTGGCCGCCGATCTGGGCGCCGTCACCGAGTTCGACAGCGCCGGCGTGCAGCTGCTGATGCTCGCCGGCGGCGAGGCGCAGCGGCTGGGTCACGACTTCGTCATCGAACGCTGCAGCGAGCCGGTGCGCGAGCTGCTCGCCTTCTTCAACCTGCCGGCCATGTTGCCCCCATCGGGAGACACGGCGGCCATGGAGACGACCCATGAATGA